One region of Miscanthus floridulus cultivar M001 chromosome 19, ASM1932011v1, whole genome shotgun sequence genomic DNA includes:
- the LOC136528379 gene encoding uncharacterized protein, producing MDSRLRHVLHDGAGGATMVRPDAAASTWTGVNEDGEDQSRADIAEAPTVIANPNFACYFRLLVHQAVSVTRYKPDVIKGKMDSIRPEVKEYYFNLVTTVFFNI from the exons ATGGACTCTCGGCTCAGGCACGTCCTCCACGACGGCGCGGGCGGCGCGACGATGGTCCGGCCAGACGCCGCGGCATCAACATGGACCGGCGTCAACGAGGACGGGGAGGACCAGAGCCGCGCCGACATAGCGGAGGCGCCCACGGTGATTGCCAATCCCAACTTCGCCTGTTACTTCCGTTTGCTCGTCCATCAGGCCGTGTCCGTCACCAG GTACAAGCCAGATGTAATTAAAGGGAAAATGGACTCAATAAGGCCAGAAGTGAAGGAGTATTATTTCAATTTGGTAACTACTGTATTTTTTAATATTTAG
- the LOC136528273 gene encoding FBD-associated F-box protein At5g38590-like, producing MAIDSGGGSGGGAKKQKVDEHDRCEAAGSDAIREDRISALPDELRLHILTHLPLKDAIHTGALARGWRDLWKRRWAHRASVEVHLRSRDDLRRELEALAREPRPRRRLERFSLIVDIWNLKSSELRRFLDYAAECGVEDLDVETRKITAADKLNFHLPAVSSPSLACLSLRRISVSSMYYKGARAFQALEVIRLVSVSFRWKAFRKMMALCPSLLILDLRSCCCYGDGWVFYELPPKLRNLTVADCSKITSPDFVRVPSLRSFCYSGHFSNLPLSIVRHAVLSDLYIHLRDSLPMKEWNIFKLRESLPKDLSILNVLTISYTALTAASVLSADGASAQLPNFNLHSLKELHLLMFEMKAADLSNLYLFLKTVQCPNLERLFVQFPAYGEPMVRVKVMEEPPEDGLDNLVMVKVMNFNWCPSEVQLVSFLLRKARSLRKLLIVSRNVTPVDLPGTPEADHSLLKEALVNGKIMLIESDSTATQPYHEALIKVF from the exons ATGGCGATTGActccggcggcggcagcggcggcggagcGAAGAAGCAAAAGGTGGATGAGCATGACCGATGTGAGGCCGCGGGATCGGATGCGATCCGCGAAGACCGCATCTCGGCGCTCCCCGACGAGCTGCGGCTGCACATCCTGACGCACCTCCCCCTGAAGGACGCCATCCACACGGGGGCGCTCGCTCGCGGGTGGCGCGACCTGTGGAAGCGCCGGTGGGCGCACCGCGCCTCCGTCGAGGTGCACCTCCGCTCCCGCGACGACCTGCGGAGGGAGCTGGAGGCCCTGGCGCGcgagccgcgcccgcgccgccgcctcgaGCGCTTCTCCCTGATCGTCGACATCTGGAACCTCAAGTCCTCGGAACTCCGGCGTTTTCTCGATTACGCCGCCGAGTGCGGCGTCGAGGACCTCGACGTGGAGACGCGCAAGATCACGGCCGCGGACAAGCTCAACTTCCACCTGCCGGCGGTCTCAAGCCCGTCCCTGGCGTGCCTCTCGCTCCGCCGCATCAGCGTCTCCAGCATGTACTACAAGGGCGCCCGGGCGTTCCAGGCTCTCGAGGTCATCCGGCTCGTATCGGTCTCCTTTCGCTGGAAGGCTTTCAGAAAAATGATGGCGTTGTGCCCCAGCCTCCTCATTCTCGATCTGCGCAGCTGCTGCTGTTACGGTGACGGTTGGGTATTCTACGAGCTGCCACCAAAACTGAGGAATCTTACCGTCGCGGACTGTAGTAAGATCACCAGTCCGGACTTCGTGCGTGTGCCTAGCCTGCGCTCCTTTTGCTACAGCGGCCACTTCTCCAACTTGCCTTTATCCATTGTACGCCATGCCGTGCTTTCTGATCTTTATATTCACTTACGTGACTCACTACCGATGAAAGAGTGGAATATCTTTAAGTTGAGGGAATCTCTCCCGAAGGATTTATCCATCCTCAACGTTCTCACCATCTCTTACACAGCCCTCACG GCTGCATCTGTCTTGTCAGCCGATGGAGCCAGTGCCCAGTTGCCCAATTTCAACTTACACAGTTTGAAAGAGCTACACCTACTCATGTTTGAAATGAAAGCTGCCGACCTATCCAACTTGTATCTGTTCCTCAAGACCGTCCAATGTCCTAATCTGGAGAGGCTTTTTGTGCAG TTCCCGGCCTATGGAGAGCCCATGGTCAGGGTAAAGGTGATGGAAGAGCCACCAGAAGATGGCTTAGACAACCTTGTCATGGTAAAGGTCATGAACTTCAACTGGTGCCCCTCCGAGGTGCAGCTAGTGAGTTTTCTGTTGAGGAAAGCTAGGTCTTTGCGTAAACTTTTAATAGTTTCTCGCAATGTCACTCCAGTGGATTTGCCTGGTACACCAGAAGCAGACCATTCACTTCTCAAAGAAGCTTTGGTCAATGGCAAGATAATGCTGATTGAGTCTGACAGTACAGCAACTCAACCGTATCATGAGGCCTTGATCAAGGTATTCTAG